A genomic region of Leptospira mtsangambouensis contains the following coding sequences:
- a CDS encoding amidohydrolase: MAVIKIAIYQKNLHKRISPEEIAKIQQTKAHFLILPEGFPHFFQSESPENAANHEKEYQDHLLEISESFSGVILGGTHYRKNEEGVLVSALPILQSLVLVDFYEKKSPSSSKEPGVKEGKTESIFIMGGLRFGLLVGEDLEKKSIWEEFKKEDIEIIFYLSSAEQTRSYEEDLTYFEALAKEKSVHFIRVCGPSEGKPARSLYASPSGINWKVGKVEEDKDVLKTLSVNVMRSYLL, from the coding sequence ATGGCAGTCATCAAAATCGCAATTTATCAAAAGAACTTACACAAACGGATTAGCCCAGAGGAAATTGCCAAAATCCAACAAACTAAGGCGCATTTTTTAATTTTACCAGAAGGTTTTCCTCACTTCTTTCAAAGTGAGTCTCCTGAAAATGCTGCGAATCACGAAAAAGAATACCAAGACCATCTATTAGAAATCTCTGAAAGTTTCTCAGGAGTCATTTTGGGAGGAACTCATTACCGCAAAAATGAGGAAGGAGTATTGGTTTCAGCACTTCCGATTCTCCAATCCTTAGTTCTCGTTGATTTTTATGAAAAAAAATCTCCTTCTTCTTCGAAAGAACCAGGTGTGAAGGAAGGAAAAACTGAATCTATTTTCATTATGGGTGGACTTCGGTTTGGGCTTCTTGTCGGAGAAGATTTGGAAAAAAAATCCATTTGGGAAGAATTTAAAAAAGAAGACATCGAAATTATTTTTTACCTATCTTCAGCAGAACAAACACGTTCTTATGAAGAAGATCTAACTTACTTTGAAGCACTTGCAAAAGAAAAATCAGTTCATTTCATCCGTGTTTGTGGACCATCAGAAGGAAAACCTGCAAGAAGTTTATATGCATCACCTTCGGGAATCAATTGGAAAGTGGGAAAAGTAGAAGAAGACAAAGATGTATTAAAAACTTTGTCTGTGAATGTGATGAGAAGTTATCTGTTATAA
- a CDS encoding SpoIIE family protein phosphatase, protein MNKSKIKTTNSLRFKIGLFYSLLALLNIIFFTVMIFENQSDLLLKNFQFQSENLANTILADIQTIGLSGAKDESFEVFRKTLKLYEITKFSIFDPEGKIILSEPESGPGTKEIAEDVLKKTKEVSSDKEGNLFKARYSLDLNESDFTVNFLLPIRLSDSKEVFLFTHFNISTIQDRLKQLYIQVGYAVLWGIVFHIIFAILVYRAIFKRVGSLEVASKGMATGNLESRVTWDFRSNDELDSLGKSFNLMAEEIQNKVTTITRLNEEINQELQIGKEVQELFLPSVKKFKKFNIGKLYRPMREVSGDLYQYFQFPENNYYGFFLADASGHGVSAALVTVVMAMSLQAIMKENHSAIQAINQLGEVIANRLQASFFATGVFVVFEEPGVVKFVNAGHNAPFIIRPSTKEITYVDSSGPPLGMGDDIQYSLDSFPVLPGDKIILYTDGVVETPIKEGGLFGLERFTEVVLENIHLPNSEIVEKAMALLEEKHEEYKDDVTMIVLDVPE, encoded by the coding sequence GTGAACAAAAGCAAAATCAAAACGACGAATTCCTTACGCTTTAAGATTGGACTCTTTTATTCCCTTCTTGCCTTACTCAATATCATCTTTTTTACGGTGATGATTTTTGAAAATCAATCGGATTTACTCCTCAAGAACTTTCAATTCCAATCGGAAAACCTTGCCAATACCATTCTTGCCGACATCCAAACCATCGGACTTTCAGGTGCCAAAGACGAAAGTTTTGAAGTTTTTCGCAAAACCTTAAAATTGTATGAAATTACAAAATTTTCTATCTTTGATCCAGAGGGAAAAATCATCCTTTCCGAACCAGAATCGGGACCCGGTACCAAAGAAATTGCGGAAGATGTTTTAAAAAAAACCAAAGAAGTTTCCTCTGATAAGGAAGGCAATCTATTCAAAGCAAGGTATAGTTTAGATCTAAATGAATCGGATTTTACTGTGAACTTTCTTTTGCCGATTCGTCTTTCTGATTCGAAAGAAGTTTTTCTTTTCACTCATTTCAATATATCCACCATTCAGGATCGATTGAAACAACTCTACATCCAAGTGGGTTATGCCGTTCTTTGGGGAATTGTATTTCATATTATTTTTGCCATTCTTGTCTACCGCGCCATTTTCAAACGAGTTGGATCTTTAGAAGTCGCCTCAAAAGGAATGGCAACTGGTAATTTAGAATCTCGAGTCACTTGGGATTTTAGAAGTAATGACGAATTAGATAGTTTAGGAAAGTCATTTAACTTAATGGCGGAAGAAATCCAAAACAAAGTAACGACCATTACACGGCTAAATGAAGAAATCAATCAAGAACTACAAATCGGAAAAGAAGTACAAGAGTTATTTTTACCTTCAGTAAAAAAATTCAAAAAATTCAATATTGGTAAATTATACAGACCAATGCGAGAAGTATCTGGAGATTTGTACCAATACTTTCAATTTCCAGAAAACAATTATTATGGATTCTTTTTGGCAGATGCATCTGGACATGGTGTTTCGGCAGCTCTTGTAACTGTTGTCATGGCGATGTCTTTACAAGCCATAATGAAAGAAAATCATTCAGCAATTCAAGCAATCAACCAACTTGGTGAAGTGATTGCCAATCGACTCCAAGCTTCCTTTTTTGCAACAGGAGTCTTTGTTGTTTTCGAAGAACCTGGTGTTGTAAAATTTGTGAATGCAGGTCATAACGCTCCGTTTATCATTCGACCATCAACAAAAGAAATCACTTATGTTGATAGTTCCGGTCCCCCTCTCGGTATGGGTGATGATATTCAGTATTCTTTAGATTCTTTCCCTGTTCTACCGGGAGATAAAATCATTCTTTATACTGATGGTGTAGTTGAAACTCCAATCAAAGAAGGCGGACTTTTTGGATTGGAAAGATTTACGGAAGTTGTTTTAGAAAATATCCATTTACCAAACTCAGAAATTGTTGAAAAGGCAATGGCACTTCTTGAAGAAAAACATGAGGAATATAAGGATGATGTCACAATGATTGTCCTTGATGTACCGGAATGA
- a CDS encoding LB_137 family protein, with translation MIEIYHKIEIFPLDLGTHISSLRCLRTVFLTFLLFLSLSSLLADKIRLKSGEVLNGKVVNVTATHVEWQDQGKRYKFLNTEVLGIDVGYDGLPACADYKTFGVEDCDLILTKLTKTNASFSKKNSPLELEIIPIKKISSLKVQAESDLPMERYIELGAKGKWVFAGKEISGNFKSLERGRIIIETDIKTLESVDILDFQSFEIQNKSVIVKVIKEETPKVIPGYSPITEKRYGKAAFIFGGAFLSGLGMLYEYNASVNAINKDIEYIPTSDGRVFVFANTLSTDHYDFHRQRFFIYSVVFTSIISYSLIDSFYLGRMESKKENATGVYLKPLLDMKPNANTTYLGIGNQFRPNDSLFYGLSFESKF, from the coding sequence GTGATAGAAATCTATCACAAAATTGAGATTTTCCCATTGGATTTAGGCACCCACATATCATCCTTACGATGTTTACGGACAGTATTTCTAACCTTTCTGCTGTTTTTGAGTCTCTCCTCCCTTTTGGCGGATAAGATTCGTTTGAAATCAGGGGAAGTACTGAATGGAAAGGTTGTCAACGTTACCGCGACACACGTGGAATGGCAGGACCAGGGTAAACGTTATAAATTCCTGAATACAGAGGTTCTAGGAATTGATGTGGGCTATGACGGACTTCCGGCTTGTGCAGATTACAAAACCTTCGGTGTGGAAGACTGCGATTTGATCCTCACCAAATTGACAAAAACCAACGCTAGTTTTTCTAAAAAAAATAGCCCTTTGGAATTAGAAATCATTCCCATAAAAAAAATCTCCTCATTGAAAGTTCAGGCAGAATCGGATCTTCCGATGGAACGATACATCGAACTTGGGGCCAAAGGGAAATGGGTATTTGCAGGCAAAGAAATTTCAGGAAATTTCAAATCCTTGGAACGTGGTCGAATCATCATTGAGACCGATATAAAAACTCTTGAGTCTGTTGATATTTTGGATTTCCAATCTTTTGAAATTCAAAACAAATCGGTGATTGTAAAAGTTATTAAAGAAGAAACCCCAAAAGTCATTCCAGGTTATTCCCCCATCACCGAAAAAAGATATGGAAAAGCTGCATTTATTTTTGGCGGTGCATTCCTTTCCGGCTTAGGAATGTTATATGAGTACAATGCATCTGTCAATGCAATCAACAAAGATATCGAATACATCCCAACTAGTGATGGAAGAGTTTTTGTATTTGCGAATACATTAAGCACGGATCATTATGATTTTCATAGACAACGTTTCTTCATTTATTCTGTTGTCTTTACTTCAATCATCTCTTATAGTTTGATTGATAGTTTTTATTTAGGTCGAATGGAATCAAAAAAAGAAAATGCAACAGGTGTCTATCTAAAACCGTTATTGGATATGAAACCCAATGCCAACACAACTTATTTAGGAATTGGAAATCAGTTTAGGCCAAATGATAGTTTGTTTTACGGATTAAGTTTTGAATCCAAGTTTTAA
- a CDS encoding lipoprotein signal peptidase, which produces MNLPKTPFFSVFKPGYLAFVLFGLFLDLITKYIIITKMLAHESIPVLGDFFRLSLTFNTGFVFGLFQDNALPSLFATGFAIVFLIFYRWQNADLGNAWGWNFVMAGAFGNFLDKFFVKIPGEGFRFGFTPEKPGIEYIGVVDFLDFEWPNFLLFDRWPAFNVADSCVSIGIVILLLTMDWKELDKK; this is translated from the coding sequence ATGAATCTACCTAAAACTCCTTTTTTTTCTGTCTTTAAACCTGGATACTTGGCTTTTGTTCTGTTTGGTCTTTTTTTAGACCTGATCACTAAATACATCATCATTACAAAAATGTTAGCTCATGAAAGTATTCCTGTGTTAGGTGATTTCTTTAGATTGTCATTAACATTTAATACAGGGTTTGTGTTCGGTCTTTTCCAAGACAATGCGCTTCCTTCTTTGTTTGCTACTGGATTTGCGATTGTCTTTCTTATTTTCTACCGTTGGCAAAATGCTGATTTGGGAAACGCCTGGGGTTGGAACTTTGTTATGGCAGGTGCATTCGGAAACTTTTTAGATAAATTTTTTGTCAAAATTCCGGGAGAAGGGTTTCGATTTGGATTCACTCCTGAAAAACCAGGAATTGAGTACATCGGTGTTGTTGACTTTTTAGATTTTGAGTGGCCAAACTTTTTACTGTTCGACCGTTGGCCTGCGTTCAATGTCGCAGACTCCTGCGTTTCGATTGGAATCGTAATTCTTTTACTTACAATGGATTGGAAAGAGTTAGATAAAAAATAA
- a CDS encoding STAS domain-containing protein: MNFTTKQVKNHTVVTLEGSLDIYSAPALKKELHKIIDDGAESVAIDMVNIKLLDSSGIALLANLQKKLKSEEGQFFLLNVSQDVMVILKLSSLDKFFTILGGEAELP; the protein is encoded by the coding sequence ATGAATTTCACAACAAAACAAGTTAAAAATCATACAGTTGTTACTCTAGAGGGTTCCCTCGATATTTATTCTGCACCCGCATTAAAAAAAGAACTCCATAAAATCATCGATGACGGGGCCGAGTCTGTAGCAATTGACATGGTCAACATCAAACTTTTGGATTCCTCTGGAATTGCCTTACTCGCCAACCTGCAAAAAAAGCTGAAGTCGGAAGAAGGACAGTTTTTTTTACTCAATGTGAGCCAAGATGTAATGGTGATTTTGAAACTTTCGAGTTTGGATAAGTTTTTTACTATTTTAGGTGGAGAGGCGGAACTTCCGTAA
- a CDS encoding PrsW family glutamic-type intramembrane protease, translating into MINQFSIPSLVICLINLVTLGFYYSFYRFHFYRFTESFLQYTAFAFSIFSAGIALALQLLLLNLLPNGGPYWNSFILSSFVEELAKLLGIYLFFRKNQDEFTVTDGIFYGLVLGGGFGLVENILYFINTGLWSQVLRSITALPIHMMNGGLVGAYLMMFLFHKNPIFKWGKLGFGFFLCVGIHGLYNLSIFQEIDLLFVLPFCILSLFFILELTIAKSRILVPGHILKLMNMSMEEYEILSRHNRHEGWIQNIQKHISTSGIKLLQYPNLRHSIITTFFLVPGIFSIYLLFESPEWISFKFPDLGLQDYFALFVMYPIVLSLMFFFAGILNPYFFRDRMLAVPLFSSVDLHLGNIEENSAIFHIHANMFYLPTSQMFPENSKVKFDLWIGLDCFVGLSGTILWCRENEEGNCGAMCQLDKIPYPFLFKWHFLRLRQNLKNLFLRKALA; encoded by the coding sequence ATGATCAACCAATTTTCAATACCAAGTTTGGTCATTTGCCTTATCAATTTAGTAACTCTGGGTTTTTATTACTCGTTCTACCGGTTTCATTTTTACAGGTTTACCGAGTCCTTTTTACAATACACTGCCTTTGCCTTTTCAATTTTTAGCGCAGGGATTGCCCTGGCCTTACAATTACTTTTATTAAATTTGCTACCCAATGGGGGGCCTTATTGGAATTCCTTTATCCTATCTTCTTTTGTAGAAGAACTTGCAAAATTACTCGGGATCTATTTATTTTTTAGAAAAAATCAAGATGAATTCACTGTTACCGATGGAATATTTTACGGATTGGTGTTAGGTGGCGGATTCGGTCTCGTTGAAAACATTTTGTATTTTATTAATACTGGGCTTTGGTCACAAGTACTTCGTTCGATTACAGCTCTTCCTATCCATATGATGAATGGGGGACTCGTTGGTGCTTACCTAATGATGTTTTTATTTCATAAAAACCCAATTTTTAAATGGGGAAAATTAGGATTCGGATTTTTTCTTTGTGTGGGGATTCATGGATTGTATAATCTTTCTATTTTTCAAGAAATTGATTTACTCTTTGTTCTTCCTTTTTGTATTCTTTCCTTGTTTTTTATTCTTGAGCTAACAATTGCTAAATCAAGAATCCTTGTGCCAGGCCATATTCTGAAACTAATGAATATGAGTATGGAAGAGTATGAAATTCTTAGCCGCCACAATCGGCATGAAGGTTGGATTCAAAATATACAAAAACATATTTCCACTTCGGGGATTAAACTTTTACAATACCCAAACTTACGCCATTCCATTATCACTACGTTTTTTTTAGTACCGGGAATTTTTTCCATTTATTTGTTATTTGAATCACCAGAATGGATATCTTTTAAGTTTCCAGACCTTGGACTGCAGGATTATTTTGCTCTTTTTGTGATGTATCCCATTGTATTGTCACTTATGTTTTTCTTTGCTGGTATTTTGAATCCATATTTCTTTAGAGATCGAATGTTAGCGGTTCCTTTATTTAGTTCCGTTGATTTACATTTAGGAAACATTGAAGAAAATTCTGCTATTTTCCACATCCATGCAAATATGTTTTACTTACCCACATCGCAGATGTTTCCTGAAAATTCGAAAGTTAAATTTGACCTTTGGATTGGTTTAGATTGTTTTGTAGGTCTTTCGGGAACCATTCTTTGGTGTAGGGAGAATGAAGAAGGGAATTGTGGAGCCATGTGCCAACTAGATAAAATTCCATACCCTTTTCTTTTTAAATGGCATTTCCTACGTTTGAGGCAGAATTTAAAAAATTTATTTTTAAGAAAGGCTTTGGCTTAA
- a CDS encoding AAA family ATPase — translation MADYILSEDLKEAVQVAEITKRPLLLKGEPGTGKTLLASFLSETKKLPFYRWHVKSTSLAKEGLYFYDAVSRLNDSRFPEEEAMLRVRDVKNYIRLGALGEAFSQSHKAVVLIDEIDKADIEFPNDLLLELDKMEFFIPETKEHIIAKERPIVIITSNNEKELPDAFLRRCIFHYIEFPKREAMKEIIRAHYPSIETEFMEKALAMFYSIRKIESLRKKPSTSELLDWIQVLLVSGETLESSKIPFAGTLFKSEEDYRVYLN, via the coding sequence ATGGCTGATTATATCCTGTCCGAAGATCTAAAAGAAGCAGTCCAAGTTGCGGAAATTACAAAGCGACCACTCCTCCTCAAAGGAGAACCTGGAACTGGAAAGACACTCCTTGCAAGTTTCCTTTCCGAGACCAAAAAACTTCCATTCTATCGCTGGCATGTCAAATCCACAAGTCTAGCCAAAGAAGGACTATATTTTTATGATGCGGTTTCGCGGCTGAATGACTCGCGGTTTCCAGAAGAAGAGGCCATGCTCCGAGTTCGGGATGTCAAAAACTACATCCGGCTTGGTGCTTTGGGGGAAGCATTTTCACAATCTCACAAAGCGGTGGTTCTCATTGATGAAATAGATAAAGCAGACATTGAGTTTCCTAACGATTTACTTTTGGAATTAGACAAAATGGAATTTTTTATTCCGGAAACCAAAGAACATATCATCGCAAAAGAAAGACCAATTGTCATCATCACATCGAATAATGAAAAGGAACTACCAGATGCTTTTTTACGAAGATGTATTTTTCATTACATTGAATTTCCAAAACGGGAAGCAATGAAAGAGATCATCCGCGCACATTATCCTTCGATTGAAACAGAATTTATGGAAAAAGCATTGGCGATGTTTTATTCGATAAGAAAAATTGAAAGCCTTCGTAAAAAACCTTCCACTAGTGAACTCCTAGACTGGATTCAAGTCCTTCTAGTTTCAGGAGAAACTTTGGAATCGAGTAAAATTCCTTTTGCAGGAACTTTATTTAAATCGGAAGAGGATTACCGGGTTTACTTAAACTGA
- a CDS encoding tetratricopeptide repeat protein: protein MKKFFFFSLFFILFFFFALASQSIVSVKLQELRFGILRDQLMNYELSSQTLRERLKQMFLSKDDYMTEVKVNILESGIMNSETEGLDLKMSWQDRFGLYVINSVRFLNFKPALELEEQQKTIIRLQFAFYMERTRKYPIASKKYQELEDSVTSSLSDEMAFTLLHHGYCLVMMGEREKAFVKLTKAIDLFPGTHYAENASLLISFLEEGEKKKEELKSKKKSPEELAYSLFQSGDYEETLKTLETLPVLTKDQSYVKARAMEELGKTSNAVKEYIQLVKQKENKEVAIRANRRLLLIGNFYQENKSLVAFSKEEATKLGDTKAAENIEEGKSLVLKPVIIEKVLKAETASNLSEEESKELNQIKENIRESLEDSKGETTKLAAVVSEEKIPLVPEIDESKPKLTEEKPNLTDAKKNISKSPLKLKVKLRDGREVICEEVKIEGNLATLQLGSFGLNLPYDLVVSVQVSADRGIPVKLVTGSGIQGESNRWIQNGSGDWTKPKSNEEPVVRGEVKSFRL from the coding sequence ATGAAAAAGTTTTTCTTTTTCTCTCTTTTCTTTATTCTGTTTTTCTTTTTTGCATTGGCTTCACAGTCCATAGTCAGTGTCAAATTACAAGAGTTAAGATTCGGAATTCTTCGGGACCAACTGATGAACTACGAACTCTCTTCCCAAACCTTAAGAGAGAGACTCAAACAAATGTTTCTTTCCAAAGATGATTATATGACTGAAGTAAAAGTCAATATCTTGGAATCAGGGATTATGAATTCGGAAACAGAAGGTCTTGACTTAAAGATGAGTTGGCAAGATCGATTTGGTCTTTATGTCATTAATTCAGTCCGTTTTTTAAATTTTAAGCCAGCCTTGGAATTAGAGGAACAACAAAAAACCATCATTCGATTGCAGTTTGCTTTTTATATGGAAAGGACAAGAAAGTATCCAATTGCATCTAAAAAATACCAAGAATTAGAGGATTCCGTTACTTCTTCTTTATCTGATGAAATGGCATTCACACTCCTTCACCATGGATATTGTTTGGTGATGATGGGCGAAAGAGAAAAAGCATTTGTCAAACTCACCAAAGCCATTGATTTATTTCCTGGAACCCACTATGCTGAAAATGCGAGTTTACTAATTAGTTTTTTAGAAGAGGGCGAAAAGAAAAAAGAAGAACTCAAAAGCAAAAAAAAATCACCTGAAGAGTTAGCTTACTCACTTTTCCAAAGTGGAGATTACGAAGAAACATTAAAAACTTTAGAAACTCTTCCGGTTTTAACCAAAGACCAATCTTATGTCAAAGCTCGGGCAATGGAAGAACTTGGAAAAACCTCAAATGCAGTAAAAGAATACATACAACTTGTAAAACAAAAAGAAAACAAGGAAGTAGCAATCCGAGCAAACAGACGTTTGCTGCTAATTGGTAACTTTTACCAAGAAAACAAATCTCTTGTAGCTTTTTCTAAAGAAGAGGCAACAAAGTTAGGTGATACAAAAGCAGCTGAAAATATAGAGGAAGGAAAGAGTTTAGTTTTAAAACCCGTGATCATAGAAAAGGTTCTCAAAGCTGAAACAGCATCCAATCTCTCAGAAGAAGAATCAAAAGAACTGAATCAAATCAAAGAGAATATTCGTGAATCTTTAGAAGATTCTAAAGGGGAAACTACCAAACTAGCAGCGGTTGTTTCTGAGGAAAAAATTCCTCTTGTTCCGGAAATCGATGAATCAAAACCAAAACTGACTGAAGAAAAACCAAACCTAACGGATGCGAAAAAAAACATTTCGAAATCTCCCTTAAAACTCAAAGTTAAGTTAAGAGATGGAAGGGAAGTGATTTGTGAGGAAGTAAAAATCGAAGGAAATCTTGCCACCCTCCAACTCGGATCCTTTGGGCTGAACCTCCCTTATGATCTTGTGGTTTCCGTTCAGGTTTCTGCCGACCGAGGGATTCCTGTCAAATTAGTGACTGGGTCTGGTATCCAAGGAGAATCCAACCGCTGGATTCAGAATGGGTCTGGGGATTGGACAAAACCAAAATCAAATGAAGAGCCGGTGGTTAGAGGAGAGGTAAAATCTTTCCGGCTCTGA
- a CDS encoding EAL domain-containing protein has protein sequence MGSPISVLILENDSNSVFDLVREMKANGLSPLYRVVETFQAWEATVHEEDWDAIICSTREPFHSEIPVYLQYLNDKKIDIPVILLSDSEEFSKNLSYMKSGVNDLIERKNLVRLTEVLERERRELVYRKEKNTTETFLYQSLQEIQLQKFALDQANIVSITDANGIITYVNDAFSKVTGYGKSELIGQNHRIMKSSDKTKEDWAKIWEGIQKGNVWRGEIRNIRKDGSDYWADTTIVPFTRQDGSVFQYIAIHHDITDRKLAEQQLTHDAFYDSLTGLPNRALFLARIEQKIFAYNTKSTGYPILFCINIDNFKRINHSLGNEAGDQILVIFSERLKQFSDTDAIITRLGADNFSILITHLLSIDEGINYAMRLLERLGDPIPLGGYEIYLTASCGISAFGLGGKDADVLLRNAEIAMFHAKSQKVGTVSVFNQAMQEKIHFQLEIQNDLKKALTHNEIFVFYQPILDIKENRIGHWEALVRWRHPQRGMVSPGEFIPLAEDSGLIVPITKFVLEQAANVIEEVQLKQGLPISIAVNLSPQVFFDQNIFHWIVDLHNRRGIPYTSLQVEITESLAMKNLAETVPILSNLIDIGVKVALDDFGTGFSSLSYLEKLPLSIVKIDKSFLNNVEEGSKESFLLISIINMAHDLGYSVVAEGVEEIEQLELLKSYECDKIQGYWLSKPIGNDEVVPFIHQFYSKQEK, from the coding sequence ATGGGCAGTCCAATCAGCGTTCTAATACTCGAAAACGATTCTAATAGTGTATTTGATCTTGTGCGAGAGATGAAAGCCAATGGCCTCAGTCCTCTTTACCGAGTGGTCGAAACTTTCCAGGCTTGGGAAGCTACAGTTCATGAAGAAGACTGGGATGCAATCATCTGCAGTACGAGAGAACCATTCCATTCGGAAATCCCAGTTTACTTACAATACTTAAACGACAAAAAAATCGATATCCCAGTAATTCTTCTGAGTGATAGCGAAGAATTCTCGAAAAACTTAAGTTATATGAAATCTGGTGTCAATGATCTCATTGAAAGAAAGAATTTGGTACGACTAACGGAAGTTTTAGAAAGGGAACGACGGGAACTTGTATATAGGAAAGAAAAAAATACTACCGAAACTTTTTTGTACCAATCATTACAAGAAATCCAACTTCAAAAATTCGCCCTTGACCAAGCCAATATCGTTTCCATTACCGATGCCAATGGTATTATCACTTATGTAAACGATGCTTTTTCCAAAGTCACAGGGTATGGTAAATCAGAACTCATTGGCCAAAACCATAGGATTATGAAATCCAGTGACAAAACAAAAGAAGATTGGGCCAAAATTTGGGAAGGCATTCAAAAGGGAAATGTTTGGAGAGGGGAAATTCGTAATATTCGAAAAGATGGAAGCGATTATTGGGCAGATACAACCATTGTTCCTTTCACAAGGCAAGATGGATCTGTATTTCAATACATAGCCATCCACCATGATATTACAGATCGAAAACTTGCCGAACAACAATTAACCCATGATGCATTTTATGATAGCCTTACCGGACTTCCCAATAGAGCACTATTTCTTGCAAGAATAGAACAAAAGATCTTTGCTTATAATACAAAAAGCACCGGATATCCTATTTTATTCTGCATCAATATTGATAATTTTAAACGAATCAATCATTCTCTTGGAAATGAAGCAGGGGACCAAATTCTTGTTATTTTTTCAGAACGTTTAAAACAATTTTCTGATACGGATGCCATCATCACAAGACTTGGTGCCGATAACTTTTCGATTTTAATCACTCATCTTCTCTCCATTGATGAAGGCATTAATTATGCGATGAGACTACTCGAACGACTAGGTGATCCGATTCCCCTTGGTGGATATGAAATTTATCTAACAGCATCTTGTGGAATTTCTGCCTTTGGACTTGGTGGTAAAGATGCAGACGTACTTTTGCGAAATGCAGAAATTGCAATGTTTCATGCAAAATCGCAGAAGGTAGGAACTGTATCAGTATTCAACCAGGCCATGCAGGAAAAAATCCATTTCCAATTGGAAATTCAGAATGATTTGAAAAAGGCCCTTACCCATAACGAAATTTTTGTTTTTTACCAACCGATCTTGGATATTAAAGAAAACAGAATCGGACATTGGGAAGCTCTTGTTCGTTGGCGCCACCCACAAAGAGGAATGGTTTCCCCGGGAGAATTTATTCCCTTGGCTGAAGATTCAGGTTTGATTGTTCCCATTACAAAATTTGTTTTAGAACAAGCAGCCAATGTCATCGAGGAAGTACAACTCAAACAAGGACTTCCTATATCCATTGCTGTGAATCTTAGCCCACAAGTATTTTTTGATCAGAATATTTTTCATTGGATTGTTGATTTACACAATCGTCGAGGGATTCCTTATACCTCCTTACAAGTTGAAATCACCGAGAGTTTGGCGATGAAAAACCTCGCAGAGACTGTTCCCATCCTTTCCAATCTTATTGATATAGGAGTAAAGGTTGCTCTGGATGATTTTGGAACCGGTTTTTCTTCTCTTTCTTACCTAGAAAAACTTCCGCTTTCCATCGTTAAAATCGATAAATCCTTTTTGAATAATGTGGAAGAAGGATCAAAAGAAAGTTTTTTACTAATTTCAATTATCAACATGGCGCATGATCTCGGTTATTCGGTGGTGGCGGAAGGCGTTGAAGAGATTGAGCAGCTAGAACTTCTTAAGTCTTATGAATGTGATAAAATCCAAGGATATTGGTTATCAAAGCCCATTGGAAACGACGAAGTTGTCCCTTTTATTCATCAATTTTATTCAAAACAGGAAAAGTAA